A genomic segment from bacterium encodes:
- a CDS encoding PrgI family protein — MRFQIPQFIEIEDKIFGPLTLKQFLYLAGSAGMVVLLWRTLPLFFVVLVGLPIAVFGLMLAFYKINNKPFIFTIEAAVRYFVGPKLFVWRKLPPKPVAVKPGGAGRSPEILTVPRLSESKLKTIAWSLDVHGVQGAQEERQHERMSNAKSKMLAES; from the coding sequence ATGCGCTTCCAAATCCCCCAATTTATCGAAATCGAGGACAAGATCTTCGGGCCGCTGACCCTGAAGCAGTTCCTCTACCTTGCGGGGAGCGCCGGCATGGTCGTTCTCCTCTGGCGTACCCTTCCGCTGTTCTTCGTGGTGCTTGTGGGCCTCCCCATCGCGGTATTCGGCCTCATGCTCGCGTTCTACAAGATTAACAATAAGCCGTTCATATTTACGATTGAGGCCGCGGTACGCTACTTTGTCGGCCCGAAACTTTTCGTCTGGCGCAAGCTTCCGCCAAAGCCCGTCGCTGTAAAGCCAGGAGGCGCGGGGAGGTCGCCAGAAATTCTTACCGTCCCGCGGCTCTCGGAGAGCAAATTAAAAACTATAGCGTGGAGTTTGGATGTGCACGGAGTGCAGGGGGCGCAAGAAGAGCGGCAGCACGAGCGAATGTCAAATGCGAAAAGCAAAATGCTGGCCGAGTCCTAA